A single region of the Vicia villosa cultivar HV-30 ecotype Madison, WI linkage group LG4, Vvil1.0, whole genome shotgun sequence genome encodes:
- the LOC131598681 gene encoding probable pectinesterase 53 — MSKKIILSFLLLFVQNLSTIQCHTKGIRPIHSTRNGFTTNNTTRTDLSEQQFMKWVSFVGALKHTVFKTAKNKLFASYTLHVDKNPSFGDFTTIQDAIDSLPSINLVRVVIKVHAGVYTEKVNIPPLKSFISIEGDGADATIVQWGDTAQTPGPRGIPMGTHGSATFAVNSPYFIAKNITFQNTFPVPAPGAIGKQAVAFRISADTASFLGCKFLGAQDTLYDHLGRHYYKDCYIEGSVDFIFGNALSLFEGCHVHAIARNTGALTAQGRSSMLQDTGFSFVNCKVTGSGALYLGRAWGPFSRVVFAYTNMDNIIIPKGWYNWGDPNREMTVFYGQYKCTGPGASFAGRVSWSRELTDEEAKPFLSLTFIDGTEWINF; from the exons atgtcaaaaaagatcatattatcatttcttcttctttttgtgcAAAATCTAAGCACAATACAATGTCATACAAAGGGAATTCGACCAATACATTCAACAAGAAACGGTTTTACAACCAACAATACAACAAGAACAGACTTGTCAGAACAACAGTTCATGAAATGGGTGAGTTTTGTTGGTGCTCTCAAACACACAGTTTTCAAGACTGCAAAAAATAAGCTCTTTGCTTCTTACACTTTGCACGTTGATAAGAATCCATCTTTTGGAGATTTCACTACAATTCAAGATGCCATTGATTCTCTTCCTTCTATCAATCTTGTTAGAGTTGTCATCAAAGTTCATGCAGGAGTTTACAC GGAGAAAGTAAACATCCCTCCATTGAAATCTTTCATAAGCATAGAAGGAGATGGAGCAGATGCAACAATTGTTCAATGGGGTGACACTGCTCAAACACCAGGTCCTAGAGGGATTCCAATGGGAACACATGGCTCAGCAACTTTTGCTGTTAATTCACCTTATTTCATTGCCAAGAACATCACATTCCAA AATACATTTCCTGTTCCTGCACCTGGAGCAATTGGAAAACAAGCAGTAGCATTTAGAATTTCAGCAGACACAGCATCTTTCTTAGGATGCAAATTTTTAGGAGCACAAGATACACTTTATGATCATCTTGGTAGACATTACTATAAAGATTGTTATATTGAAGGTTCTGTCGATTTCATCTTCGGCAACGCTCTCTCCCTCTTCGAG GGATGTCACGTGCACGCGATAGCGAGAAATACGGGAGCGCTAACGGCACAAGGAAGGAGTAGTATGTTACAAGACACAGGTTTCTCATTTGTGAACTGTAAGGTCACGGGTTCAGGGGCACTATACCTTGGAAGAGCTTGGGGTCCTTTTTCACGAGTTGTGTTTGCTTATACAAATATGGACAATATCATCATTCCTAAAGGATGGTATAATTGGGGTGATCCTAACCGTGAAAT GACTGTGTTCTATGGACAATACAAATGCACAGGACCTGGAGCAAGTTTTGCAGGGAGAGTATCATGGTCAAGAGAACTCACTGATGAAGAAGCTAAACCTTTTCTTTCACTTACCTTTATTGATGGGACTGAATGGATCAATTTTTAG
- the LOC131598680 gene encoding probable N-acetylglucosaminyl-phosphatidylinositol de-N-acetylase — translation MALILVIACIIFVWITSLFKIFLLARIRSTKHFTLNGRAFRKRNVLLVIAHPDDESMFFAPTINFLTSRGHNVQILCLSNGDADGKGNIRKQELYQACVSLKVPMQQVKIINHPDLQDGFGKVWNHSLLAKIIDEEITSHCIDMIITFDKYGVSGHCNHRDVHYGVCKVLYDTSRGDIEVWELVSTNILRKYSGPNDIWLSMFWAMLPSNGTVQCLVNEHSRRSFTAMAQHKSQWVWFRKLFVILSSYTYMNTLRKIK, via the exons ATGGCATTGATTCTCGTAATCGCTTGTATCATTTTTGTTTGGATAACTTCTCTATTCAAAATTTTCCTTCTCGCTCGCATCCGTTCCACCAAACATTTTACGTTGAATG GTAGAGCTTTTCGGAAGAGAAATGTCTTACTGGTTATTGCTCACCCTGATGATGAATCCAT GTTCTTTGCTCCAACTATAAATTTTCTGACTTCAAGAGGGCACAATGTTCAAATACTCTGCTTATCTAATG GTGATGCTGATGGCAAAGGGAATATCAGAAAACAAGAACTTTATCAGGCTTGTGTATCCCTCAAG GTTCCAATGCAACAAGTGAAGATTATCAACCATCCAGATTTGCAG GATGGTTTTGGTAAAGTTTGGAACCATAGCTTATTGGCAAAGATTATTGACGAAGAAATAACCAGTCACTGCATTGATATG ATTATTACTTTTGACAAATACGGTGTCTCGGGACATTGTAATCATCGTGACGTGCATTATGGAGTATG CAAGGTACTATATGATACGTCAAGAGGAGATATCGAAGTTTGGGAGCTT GTCAGCACCAACATACTGCGCAAATATAGCGGTCCGAATGATATATGGTTATCTATGTTTTGGGCCATGCTGCCCTCAAATGGAACAGTGCAGTGCTTGGTAAACGAGCATTCGCGTAGAAGTTTTACAGCTATGGCGCAACACAAAAGCCAATGGGTTTG GTTTCGCAAGCTTTTTGTAATCTTGTCCAGTTATACTTATATGAACACTCTTAGAAAGATCAAGTGA